In Parasteatoda tepidariorum isolate YZ-2023 chromosome 2, CAS_Ptep_4.0, whole genome shotgun sequence, one DNA window encodes the following:
- the LOC107441177 gene encoding uncharacterized protein, which produces MGLSKKKRSKAESAPIPSWARPVTRSHATQFRKHELWHAATTGKPNNLDESSTGMIFLNGKPTILTSNTYSLLKSSFYTDNSKEPKASEVNSQFESNDLNPPLPLSYWDDKTNSFQEIDGTRAKDRFLDLTNKRNEEIENYGSKSTFSPPVTVENQKCSPEEIEIQPNLLIKNDCPFNRNVEQRRVLEETQQNSFQEVSGTQAKDFFLDYSSKGMEEPENLVSQSNHLIQKYPFEEAQLNQITKNDCPINANVDQRQILERVEDTQPKKLVSDLTYKNGFPIYKNLKQWQVPERMLHCQTAINKLPDSCAAGKIKMDARQQSTRFHHNKRNGNMRDEHRRFSAVLLDNFFTNVLLIVSPIFDLFESIPFHVYNSIRRFS; this is translated from the exons ATGGGTCtttcaaagaagaaaagatCGAAAGCCGAATCAGCGCCCATACCTTCTTGGGCTAGACCCGTCACACGAAGCCATGCAACTCAATTTAGAAAACatgag ctTTGGCATGCTGCTACAACAGGAAAACCAAACAATTTAGACGAATCTAGCACAGGAATGATATTCTTAAATGGTAAACCAACTATTCTTACTAGTAATACTTACAGTTTACTGAAATCAAGTTTTTACACCGACAATTCTAAAGAACCAAAAGCTTCTGAAGTCAACAGTCAATTCGAGAGCAACGATTTAAATCCACCTTTGCCGCTGTCTTATTGGGAtgataaaacaaattcttttcaaGAAATTGATGGAACACGAGCAAAAGACCGTTTTCTTGATTTgactaataaaagaaatgaagaaattgaaaactatGGCTCGAAATCCACTTTTTCACCACCTGTTACAGTAGAAAACCAGAAATGTTCGCCAGAAGAAATAGAAATCCAACCCAACCTGCTCATTAAGAATGATTGTCCTTTCAATAGAAATGTAGAGCAAAGGCGAGTCTTAGAGGAAACTcaacaaaattcatttcaagAAGTCAGTGGCACACAAGCAAAAgacttttttcttgattactCCAGTAAAGGGATGGAAGAACCTGAAAATCTTGTCTCTCAATCCAaccatttaatacaaaagtacCCTTTTGAAGAAGCTCAACTTAACCAGATCACGAAAAATGATTGTCCTATCAACGCAAATGTGGACCAAAGGCAAATTCTGGAAAGAGTAGAGGATACTCAACCTAAAAAGTTAGTATCTGATTTGACCTATAAGAATGGTTTTCCAATCTATAAAAACTTGAAGCAATGGCAAGTTCCAGAAAGAATGTTGCACTGTCAGACAGCGATTAATAAACTTCCCGACAGTTGCGCTGCTGGCAAGATTAAAATGGATGCACGTCAACAAAGTACCAGATTTCATCACAATAAACGAAATGGCAACATGCGCGATGAGCACCGAAGATTTTCAGCAGTtttacttgataatttttttacaaatgttctTTTGATCGTTTCTcctatttttgatttgtttgaaAGTATACCTTTCCATGTTTATAATTCAATAAGAAGATTTTCTTGA